TCGCACAGTGTTACTCTCTTTGTCTATCGAATACCTCCTTGCACATCCTGCTATGCTAGTAACAAGTCGAAGCTTCGGTgatccaaacgcgagatggcgctgatcCTCAAAATTTTTCGGTtgccatttaatttataaacaaaatgtatTCCCGTCAGATGCAAGGATTGAAGAAAGAACTCGACGCtcgattttattcaaaaatattttgtttgagaAATGAATGTGAATGAATTTGtatgcaaatatttcgaagcaaaaaatttgaaaaagtacgaggaaaaaattaggaaaggaatttggaaaaaaaggagaaaagaaagtgttgcatttaatgatatatcaaataaCGTATAATTTGATGTGTtcatctacaaaaaaaaaataattatatcacgtTGCGcattcttgaaataattttcgctGAGAATAATGACAGTGACATAAATTAAGATGATATGGTAAGATACCCTGTATTCATGTACATCATAAATAGACATATCTACACAAACATATTATATCaagcatataaatatatacataagtatGTACAAGTTTGATAGAAATATACGGATGttcgtatattaaaaattaagtgaaTATCATTTAGAtacatttaaaagataaacatagatagatatagataattttctaattaactgATAAACGACATtagattttttagattattgaaaatgatattcgtCTTTGCTTTCGTTTGCTTTTGTTACTCGTAATTATTGCaacatagaaataatttgttacaGAACCGGAAAAGTTGCAGGTAATTCAACAATACCTGAAATCTTCGAGTAATAACACCGAACAACAGAACGAAACGACAACCACGACATCAATGAAACCACCGGAATTCTCACCTGTCACCAGCACTCTCGCAAGTATTCTTTTAAACGGCAACTCGTCATTTCCGGAGAGCTATACTCAACTAACGTCGGAAGCGGAAACGGAAGTTACGAGCcctatcgaatcgaatctcaATTCCACCAGATACTGCGACGATTGCTTGCCAAAAGAGGTTTGCGTTGCGCTTGTCGACGAGGAAGTACCGATTTGCAGGATACCCAACGATCCCAGAGATCCGACCGGTTGTGCCGGTTTCTGTCTTATCAACAAACAAAAATGTCATCGCCTTGATACCGATGCTTTTAGGTAAGCATCTTATCATACTTGTAAAACGATTGTAGAATTAGAATTCGTTTCGCCTTGCTAATTTGACGTTTTTCCCGTTTTTAAAGATGCGTTGAAATGGAACATTATTGCCTGGACAACGAATGGGCTTGTCTAAACACGTTATGTATCCCTCTCGAGAAACATTGCGATGGACACATGAATTGCTACGATCATTCGGACGAATACAATTGCGGTATGTACGAGCATATAGCATTAGCCCAGTTTTTCGCGACTCACGACTTTCTTTGCGTGATAGGATTTGCAGATACTTTGCCATCGTGAGGCTTCACTCTTTATCGGTTTgttgcaatataataattcgacgGTAAAAAGCCAGCAAcgcaatattatacatttagttTTAAAACACCGGAAGAATGCCCGAATTTAGACTTTCGTTGATCGtagagagataaatatataagaatgatAATTGTCTCCTCTTGCAGATTGCGATTTGCAGACACATTTTCAATGCGGTAACGAGACTTCCTGTCTTCCATTGGAAAGAAGATGTGACGGCAAGATAGATTGCTGGGACGCAGCCGACGAGATTAATTGTACTCTAGGTAAGATATGCGTAACTACTTGTTGTTGTATTCACGAGAAACGTATGCCGTTGGTTTGATTATCGACTTGtcaaaattaaagtaattaccaacttatgtatatattttttctcacgCGATTCATTGGATAATCGTAGGACTCGATTTTCCCCGAGATTATACTAACGACATAGTTCGTCGACCGTCGTTAGTATAATTATTCGCGTATCGTCGGCAACAcagtttctttatttatcttgtTTTCACACACATTTTTCTCTCActggttttctttttctttctgggttaaagtttttttctgTTCTTCTTCGTAGGTCATAATCTCGGTGGGTGTGAGTACATACtcgtttatttgatatatgcaTTCAATTTTCGCTTCATACGAAATCACGCCTAATAATTGCCGCTAAACGCATTGCACGCTTTTTTCgacgagcaaaaaaaaatgtttttactattcttttcaatgtaacagcttttcatatatatcatagCTTGCCATGCTTCTGAAAGAAACCTGCACGGTTATGTGCATACTAGCTCATAGTCGCGTaacacaacaacaacaacgttTCTTTTCATGCCAGCGTGTCCTTCGGAAAACGAGTTCACGTGCAGCAATGGACAGTGTATATCAAAAGCTCGCTTCTGCGATAGCCTACCAGACTGTCTCGATGGATCTGACGAACCTCATGGATGCCAAGGACGGTGCAATAAACACGAATTCACATGCCAGTAAGTTGATgacaatcgattaattaataagtgcCTGATGCCATTCTGTTTTCGTACAGAAACAATAGATGCATTACGAAAGGAATGAAGTGCAACGGGATCGACGATTGCGGTGATGGAAGCGACGAGAGGCATTGCAAGGATCGATTctcataattttatgtttgcgCATCCGATTGAACATGTTTTTCacagtatttttattacagattaataatgtaattaaacgtTGTACATAACTGTGCTGTATAAACGTGTAATGGTACGGAACAAACGTTTCACGAATGAAATACTTAACGTCAGAGTGTAATTaggaaacaatatattttattattgtatcataTGATAGAttacaaatacatttttacTGCAATCTATTTATCCTAGCCATTATTTcgacgaaaaaattattttcatgtatattgcaaatattataatatttatttactaaataGGAGATCTTTATTCTTAATGTGCATTTTTCTACTAGTGCGTCAATTTGTACACACATTAGAATAcgtagatatatttttgtatacaagTGACTGCAGACATTTGTATAAAGTCTtacaatatgtatgtatatgtatgattCTACGATTTGTTATATACAGATACATCTAACACACAGACCTTCGTATTGCTTTTACCAATTCGTTCCTTTTTATCCTTTGCTCTTTCGTTTTTTGTatgttatttaaagaaattcatcTGGTTCTCTTGGTGCATCAAGATCCCGATAATGAATGACTGGTCGAAAATCTGCTCCTCCGCcactgtaatatttaataaaaattaataaattttattttcttagcaAAATacttattgcaaaaaataacataataaaatatgtataaatatatcaaaaaagacaaaaaatgtGCTGATTTTGTAATACATTGCGTTCATTGGACAGTTGATAACATTATGTGTTACATAATCCAGATTAAAATCTGTTAGCATCAGAATACCGTATATTGAAtagaatgttttattattattatttatgtataaaaaaattcaaataaatattcaatcaatacTTGATAAAACTTATATCTACATCTAGATGATCCAAATCATTATaactaatgaaaaaaaatgtaagaaaactGATCTTGATTGActtggaaaaagaatatttattgttcataAGTTCTATTGTTTTTCATCTAAATTGATTTGAAGAAGTCAACGGGTTATacgataaaacaatataaaatatcttaccgTCCTCTGTTGAAACCACCGCGATTGGAACGTGGCATTCCAAACCCTCCACCGAATCCTGCACCATAACTTGATCCATATCCTCCTCTGCTACCACCGTAACCACTACCATAGCTTCCAAATCTATAGAaacaaaatcatatattttatttactattgactattataataattagatattattatgaaatataaagatgtaaatgataaatttatttgttttaccaATTTCAATGAAACAAAGTATTTGATATTTACGTGCTACATCCATAAGGAGTAAATCCTTCGCGTAAATTCTCTCTTGGAGGTGCTTTATTCCCTGGATGTTCGGGAAGCTGTGGCCTTTTTGGATCTcttaaataattgttgaaatattccGCTTCCGCTTTCACCTCTGCTACCTTTTCTGCATGTTTATTGAAGATATGTTTCCGAATGAAATCTGgtcctttaaatttttttccactaaGCGGACACAACCATTTATCTTTTGACAGCTCTTGTGTATTGGcttgaacaaatttttctacctcactaatttaaaaagattaaggaaacaatagaaaaaaggggaaaaaagttccaacaatagaagaaaagaagaaaaatgtatataagttaatataagaaaaaaaaataaaggatacGCTTCGGCATTCTTAGCTCCCAGTTTATCAAATTCCTCTTGAGATAAAGTCGCAATTGGTTGTAAAAATGCTGTCATTTTGCTTTCAAAATTACGACAATATTCTGATAACTCAGTACTAGTAACTTTGGCGGTAGGAGGAGATCCTCTGACGTGCATTATGCCACATCTATTTGGCATTTCATCTTCATTTGGATATTcacaatgattataataatcaactgAATGAACTATTCGTAAATAAAGGATTAATCTGTCTAAcacctaaaaataaatagcatttgaataataataaacgaatatatactATTGATATAGTACCTTGATAAGCGTTGGATCTCTTTCAATAGGACCATCTCCATCACCTCCTAATTGACCTTCTTCTTGATCACCGGACATTcctaataattcttcttcttcggccGATGcttcttcaattaaataatcagtTATGTTCTTCAATACCGGATTTTTAGATGATAATCCAAATGCCTATAAAAACATATGTCACGATATTTTAACGAGAACGCTACAAATCTAAACTAAACGTATAAATTATCGCTGTCTTACAGCTTGCTCAACTTCATGTACATtttgaatacttttattttctttattgtcaTCGTCTTGTTTAAGCGtattatcatcttttttatcatcgttCCATAAACCAACTCTGCTATCCAAATTATGTACGATTTTAGCACTTAATTTGATATCGTGTCTGACTATTTGTTTATGAGACGTTATACCATTTACTGTACGAATACGACGAGAAAGATCTCGGTTCACTATAGCACCAAGTTCACAATCGCGTaactgtaaaaattaataaattttaatttctattctatatttattattcatgtgtatcttaattatttttttttaacatactcGAATGTTGTTTAAACTCCAGCATATCTCTTTTATGTTTACTTGTCTTTCAAAAGATACCCATCCTCTTCTAAACCATCTTCTTTCTGGTTGAGGATCTGCTATGGCAACTCGTAAAAATCCAGGAAAACGTTTACACatctgtttaataaaaattattcagtttcaattaattgtctaattatataattaatgtatatatctatgatatatatatatatatatttaataactaacTGCTTCAACTTCTGCTTTTGTTATTGTAGGTGCTAAATTACGAAGAAAAATGCTGCTAGTCTTGTGTAATGCTCTgggttctttttctttatcttcacTAGCTAAATCGATCACTGCTTCTGGTTCCATAGCAGTCTTTTTAGCTTCTGGTTGTGGTTCACTATCTCCTTTAGTTTCTCGATCATCTTCTTTACTATCTTGTGCATCTGTATTTTCATCGTTAACATCCATTTTTTCAGTTATATCTAGaaacaaattgaattaaaattcgcaattctaagaaaattataatatttaaacttacgAATTTCTGTTTTCGGTGTATCTGGTTTATTACTATCACTGCCAGAAGAACTACTactgctactactactactgctaCTACTATTACTGTCAGTTCGTTTCCTCTTCTTAGTAGTACTTTCCTCcgttttatctataaaaaaaaacttgaaaattatattcgaataataatatatattatttaataaacgaaagatATACCTGTATTATCTAaatctccctctttttttgtttcttctgtATTTTCTTCCACTTTTTCAGTTTCTTCTGTTAAAGTTTCATCTTTTTCTACGTTTTTATCTTCAGTATCTGCATTTtgtccattttttaaatttttctctatccGTGAAGCTTcatctattttattcatatcactacaaaattcaaaatcatatcatatttttttcttcttttttctttttacaaacatTAATCCATACCTGTTATCAATTCTCTTATCATTCATAGTTTTGCTTTTAATGTCCTCTTTATCTTTAATTGTATCTTTAGTTATAATCGTATTTATTTGCTTTACGTCTAAAACTTGTAAATCTTCATCCGTACCACCTTCTAATTTAATGACCACAGCATCTAATAAATGTAGTAAAGCATCAGCCTGATCGGCATCTACGGAAACTTTATCTATTTCTTCAGCTTCGAGCATTTCCAAAAATACTTCGACGCGTttctataaagaaaaagaaaagaataatatgtaGGAATATCGATCAATATCAAGAAAACATTTATCAAGTCCAATTtacatcttatttataatttatttaccttTAAAGCTGCCACttgttcttcctttcttttcactGACTCCTCtggatgatattttattttgaacctGATAATAAAAGAGTATGGTATTTGaatcgattttgaaataaattatcttacaaTTAAAGCAAACAGACGTACAATTTGtggatttatcatttatccagaaaaaaaaagtgcatTGGAATTAACATAGTAGTTAGTTCTACTAATTTCTcaatataatttctcaatataattctcaatataattttatactgagaatatatatatttatatatgtatatgtatatatatatatatctgtataagCACAAACGtgcttttaatcaattataaacgtATTTATGTAATCGTGATAAATTTATCGCGATAGGTGTTGGATAATGTAAGTAGTAATTGTTACGCATCCCATCCATATCTAGAGCGAATCATTCCTTgtaactaaatatattattgtatcctTTTCCTCAAgacgattatttaaatattatcaatcttATTGTCAACATTGTCAGTTACAGAATGAAGCCTCACCTGTAAAGTCTGATATTTTTACTTGCATTCAGTTTTCTCGTCGACTCAGAGATCTATTGCAACAATAGCATATCTTTGTAAtaccaaatataattaaacgggTTTAGAACGCGGCCTACCGCGAGCATATTTGGGCTTTGCGCGCCCAGCTCGCATTTTTGTTTAACTACCTAATAAACACCTCGATTCTTCTGCGATGCGCGAAACGCgaaatgcataaaatatcgtacgtaaaaataaacgagCGAGGTGACCTGTGCCCAAGACATAAGGCGTTGCTGGCTGTACGCTGTAGGGATAGACAGAGCTGGTCATATTGCTTGCAATTACCGATTAAATTGTGTCTGCAATttagcaaaaattataaagctaCTACACCCTTAACGTCCTTCTGTTCAATATACGTATGCACTCTGAGCATACATACCCGAACAGATAGTTCGATGGATTCGTTaggaataaaagattattttctacAGTGGATACAATTTTCgcgcaaaaaataattacaatcgtTTTGCAAAggcaataattacaaatttgttattttaacgggaataagagagaaaaccactgtagaaattaattatttttatatccacATTTAAGTACGACTGAGCTTCGTTTCCGTTAtatcagaattaattttaaaaacatatatatctaactagtgaatgaaaaaaatgaaatataccaTTCTTCATCCTTGTGTGCAACGAAGAATTCGTTCAATTGTTGCCTTCTgaattccaatttatattcattatatcgcTTAATAGCTTCCTCATCTGTAATTGAATCTTCTTGAGTTCCAAGAAATGCTTTGAAAGACATCATTGGTGGTTGAGTTTCAACATTGGAATTGCTGAAGTTACCGGCTACTTCTCGACTGCACAAAACATGAAACAATTAACAATCAgccaaaaaaatttgaaattttagtgCTACCTCAATCGGGCTAATAATCTTGGAGTGAATCGACTCCTCTTTTGCATAGTTGCAATACAACCTCTTTTTTTCATGACAATGCTGTTTATAAATCAAGAAcaaattcacaaaaaaaaaaaaaagaaaggaaaagaaaagaaaaaaagaaaatctgtaTTAGAAATAACATAAGAAACACAAACCTGTTATTGTTACCATGGTTTCCATAGTGATGATTGCCATGATGGGGTGGTGGATAATGATCTGGTCCCCAAGAAGTTGCAccacctcctccacctccgtAATAATCATGCCCGTATCTTGGTCGGTCATCCCAATCTGCTCTCATCCTTTTCATAGGAGGAGCCATCTCTTGCGACCTACCAGGACTATATCTATCGCGTCCTCCACCTCCACCTCCCCGATATTCCCTATAATCTGGACGTTGTCTAGGCCGACTAGACCATTCTCTGGAATAATCACTATTGTTAAAAGTACAAAAGGCTGTCGAACACAAGAACTAAACAatctttcttaatatatatgtatcaacgTTTATTTTAATGCTTATACATTAGAAATTACCTATCCACCCAATCATCTCTCCTTCTGTCATCTCGGCGTCCTTCTCTCGAATAAGATTCCGTTCTTTCTCCCCTAAATTTGTCTCTCCTCTTCCTATCGTATTCATCGTCAGAATCACCCATAATGAAAGGATTTACTAGTAAACAGACAAGATGCAGATAacgtatacaaaattttaatcattaataaattaatattaccagTATTTTGTTCAACCGTTCTATATCGAAAAGGGGTTAAGTGGGCAATTAGAACATACATTTCTCAACACGTGACCCGCAGAACATTTTTAATCGTTGTCTTTATTCATGCTCTATTTCgaaatgtacatataaatttccGTGAACGTGTTTGCTGCAAagctattgaatatttataatttttcgaacaaaatattcgaataacgcGCGAACATTGCTTTTAGAATGTACGAAGAATTtgcattttgtttattaaatacggcgtaataatatttagaaaggaATATAATTAAGGATAtatgatcgaaaaaaattggaaaagaaataataaaacttactcgttgaaaatatatcgctgaatgaaattaaaacttcacCATAGAGGATTTTTGTCACCCGTTACCGTGCGTCACCTATCACCAAAGTATCATTTCCAGCGAGGTAAGGCGTCAGGTCGTTGCAATCGATACTATATTAAACTCGCAAATCGATTTTCCTATCGTTCGCGAGAACCGGGAAATTCAAAGCGAgctttaatgcaaattttatgttaatcattttcttcgtataataaaagttgcataaaaaatatttaatatatatatatattattatacaatttgtttgatacaatatttttcacaatttaataaatatgacaaatatattcaactcgatataattgatatagacagaaataataaataaatcataatataatcattcaaCCGAATTAAAGAATCGAAAGTTTACGTTTTTTCCATACTCCGATGTAATCTCCCATCCAggatatcgatatttaaagataCGCTGTTAAGTATTAATAcgttctataaataattctgcAATCatgctataataattatacaatgatcgttgattttcttcttcttcattgtTCTTGgaaaatgcataaaaatatatatatatatatatatatatatatatattacggtattataatgaaaaatttgaattaatataaaaaaattagcgcagtttaaaattaaaataagaaatttgtcCGAATATCGAAATCATCGCGATTTATATGCAATAAGTTTCGCATTTTGCGTGACTAGATTCTTGCTCGTAACAAGAAAATGCAACGGAATGGTTAAACAACCAGAAAGAagacgaaaaataatatcgctGAAGAGAATGTCAAGTATATACAATGCTGCCGAATAATGTCatcaattcgaaaaaaaacgaGTCTGGATCGTTGTTTAATTTACATGATCCTTCCTTCGTTTTCAAAAGAAACGTGAGGTGAATCGTGTATCTCGTGGAAACTTCTGAAGCTGGATGACGTAGTCGAAGCAAAGCCGGCCGGCTAAAACCAGTCGTTTGGCGTTCTTATTGCTATCATCTCACGCAACACCATGCAATAGAAAGAGTCGAACAATTATTACTCATTGCCACCCACGTTCAGATGCTCATCCTCATGGGTCGGGGATGATGCTCGGGGACGATAAATCCTTTCACTGCCGGGGATATCCTTATATATAGAAGTATTTGATCGAGACTCACCTCGCAATGACTCGAGGCAAGAAACGGTCGGACAGCCGACAATTCGATCGTGTAATCGAGCAATCTCACGATGAGCGGATTTATTCGAACATTCCACTTCCCGACACTCGTCCTTCTATTCGCCACATTCGTCGCGGGTTCAGGTAATCGgcattcctcctttcttttctcgttttttttttttttttttttttttttttgtttttcaatatcGATTCATCAttgttacataatatttcaattacgcACGAGGAAAAAACGTAGAATACCTGTGGCCACGATACACTATATTGtacttgaatatatatttttcagggGCGTACGAAGGAAACGTTGGGAGTTTATCGTACAgtatgtatgaaatattaataagaaaaagataaaaggagacgaatttgacaaattttcgctaatccttttttgttttttatctaGGCAGCGCTTCAGCGAACGCATACAGTTCTTCAGGAACAGGATTTATTGGAAACGAGGGACACAAAGGAATTCGTAGTTACGACACCAGTGGTGGTCATAACCAGCCAAACGGTGGAGGAGGCCACCAAGACGGTGGTTGCAAATGGTCCAAATGTAAATGGGAGAACGATGATTACtgggaaaaggaagaagaagaaactgaaccggaagaagaagatgaagatgaGTGCTACGACGATGGACAGTACAAAGTTCACGATCATAGGCACAAAAGTAAAGGAGGACCGCCTCCTGGTGTGCAGAAATTAGGCGCGCCTAATCCTTTCACCGGTCAACAATCACAATACACAGGAGGTGGTGCTCCTTTTGGAACAGTGACACCAATCAGTGGCCACTCACAAACCACAGCAAGTACACAAGGATCACAACAACCGTTCAATCAGCAATCAGGTTCAACGAATCAAAGATACGATGGTCCAACACCTGGAACAGGTTTGCATCCTGTTGCGGCTCCTGGAAGTTGGTCGAATGCAGATGTGTCCACGGATAAGAATGGGCCTAAAACAGGTTTTGGATGCGCAGGCAATTATCAACGCGAGACTGGCTGTGCTCAAGGTTGATTATAACCACTTCACTCATACACTCACAACAACTGTCCttgaattcataataatatcttgaatTTCGTTGTGTCGTTTCAGGCCCAAGCGGTACTCCTCCTGTCAAACAATCTCCATTACCATTCCCCGGAATTGAAGgcgttcgaaaagaaaattctcctGGTTACTTTGGCAGTCCTCCGTCCGAATGTTCGGGTAGTCCCTACGAAAAATGTATTGATAAGTCTGGAAGCCAACCAACGAGGCCATACGATAGTGATAAAGCTTTACCAGATATAGAACAAGGGCGATATCCTGGATCGCCGCAAAACGTACCTTACGGGCCACAATACTCGGCGAGTAAACCGCCAGAAAGTAATACAGGGCCTTACAGTCGACCATTGCAAAATTCTCACGTTGGAATAAATCTTGATTCTGGTGCAGGCAGGCCACCAATATTCGGTTCCACAGATTCATCTCCGTTCAGTTCTAATGGTTCCCCGTTTGGAACTGCGCAAACGTCTGGTCCTCCGAGCGATAACGCGCCACGTGTAACTCAGAAGCCAGGTTATAGCAGCGTGAAAGGTTCTTCGGGTGCAGGATCTAGAACTTCGAAGGATGGagatagtaaaatattttatataaacgtgACACCTGCTTCGGGAAAACCCGAAGGACATAACGCGGATGAAAAAACACAACCTCTTTATCGGCCTAATTACAGTGCTACTGGAACAACGAGACCTTCTTACCAACCTAATCCTCACGACAATGCTCAAACGACGAAACCTGCTTCCTATGATGGAAAAACGCAACCTTCGTATCAGCCTGCTTCTGATTTTGGAACGACAAAGCCTACTTATCAACCTAACGTTTATGGTGGAACAACGAAACCTTCCTATCAACCTAGTCCATATAGCGGTACTGGAACGACGAAGCCTTCTTATCAGCCCGGCCCTTATAACGATTTTGGAACGACAAAGCCTGCTTATCAACCTGGCGTTTATGGTGGAACAACGAAACCTTCTTATCAACCTAGTCCATATAGCGGTACTGGAACGACAAAGCCTTCTTATCAGCCTGGCCCTTACAGCAATTTTGGAACGACAAAGCCTGCTTATCAATCTGGTCCATATAGTGGAACTGGAACAACGAAGCCTTCTTACCAGCCTGGcccttataataattttggaacGACAAAGCCTGCTTATCAACCTAACGTTTATGGAACAACGAAATCTTCTTATCAACCTAGTCCATATAGCGGTACTGGAACGACGAAGCCTTCTTATCAGCCTGGCCCTTATAACGATTTTGGAACGACAAAGCCTGCTTATCAACCTGGTGGAACAACAAAATCTTCCTACCAACCTAGTCCGTATAGCGGTATTGGAACAACAAAGCCTTCTTATCAACCTGGCCCTTATAGCGATTTTGGAACGACAAAACCTGTTTACCAACCTGGCATTTATGGTGAACCAACGAAGCCTTCCTATGAACAGAAACCTTACAAAGGCCCAGACGAAACGAAACCTCTATCGGGTTGTCATAGCGGATCTCGAGGTTGTGAAAATAGGAGCGGATGTGGCAGTCAGACAAATGGAAAATCACCAGATTCTTGTGGTCAGCCTGGTGTCCCTGTAGACATTAGTAAAATCTCTGGGCCAATAGCAGGCTCTGACGCGTattcaaatgatttttctcAAAGCTCTCAAAAAATCATTCCTGGATCGAGCGGTCAATTATTTAACGGATCTCCTATTGGAGGTGGTAATAGTCCATACAATTGCTTAAGCGGAACTGATTGCGTTTCTGGACCAGGAAACCCATCGTATGTTCCtaacaaatttgataaaacaaataaaattgtggaaggaggaggatcgtATCCATCAAATCCATTTTTAACCGGGAAGATTCCTATCCCTGCTATtggtaatgaaaataaaaattaagcttCTTTTTGATtccatttacaaaaaattgt
The window above is part of the Apis mellifera strain DH4 linkage group LG11, Amel_HAv3.1, whole genome shotgun sequence genome. Proteins encoded here:
- the LOC725289 gene encoding low-density lipoprotein receptor-related protein 2 isoform X5 — protein: MAELQRAYSLPARTHTPSSQNRINLRRCVRREPPPHPARLRKHRHGWTLHLEHPLEASKCTRSLVLLIVLLLGVGAVALYIALEPEKLQVIQQYLKSSSNNTEQQNETTTTTSMKPPEFSPVTSTLASILLNGNSSFPESYTQLTSEAETEVTSPIESNLNSTRYCDDCLPKEVCVALVDEEVPICRIPNDPRDPTGCAGFCLINKQKCHRLDTDAFRCVEMEHYCLDNEWACLNTLCIPLEKHCDGHMNCYDHSDEYNCDCDLQTHFQCGNETSCLPLERRCDGKIDCWDAADEINCTLGHNLGGSCPSENEFTCSNGQCISKARFCDSLPDCLDGSDEPHGCQGRCNKHEFTCQNNRCITKGMKCNGIDDCGDGSDERHCKDRFS